One window of Paenibacillus sp. FSL K6-3182 genomic DNA carries:
- a CDS encoding cytochrome c biogenesis protein CcdC, with protein MNGNTFYMMITFIAVLVLWRRTRSMYRPIRGNGIRLLIPLLFIIPGLSLIFNPNVNEPAWAFGIAFGLGVIFSIPLIWTTNYEVREDNLIYSKKNWGFIAAFIGIVFIRFALRQELSDLDPQGKTALFMLVAFGYIIPWRVFSFIKFRRVANQLQLSKIN; from the coding sequence ATGAACGGAAACACTTTTTATATGATGATCACTTTTATAGCCGTTTTAGTTTTGTGGAGAAGGACGAGAAGCATGTACCGTCCTATACGTGGAAACGGGATTCGATTACTGATTCCTCTGTTATTCATAATCCCTGGCCTTTCTTTAATCTTCAACCCTAACGTGAATGAACCGGCTTGGGCATTTGGAATAGCCTTCGGGCTTGGCGTTATATTTTCCATCCCATTGATTTGGACGACTAATTACGAAGTGAGAGAAGACAATTTGATTTATTCCAAGAAAAACTGGGGATTTATCGCAGCTTTCATAGGTATTGTGTTCATACGGTTTGCTCTGCGTCAAGAATTGTCCGACTTGGATCCTCAAGGTAAAACAGCTTTATTCATGCTAGTAGCTTTCGGTTATATCATTCCGTGGAGAGTTTTTTCGTTTATCAAATTTCGGCGTGTGGCCAACCAATTGCAATTGTCTAAAATAAACTAA
- a CDS encoding N-acetyltransferase: MNIIIRPENNEDVNEIYHVVQKAFENADYSDHDEHHLVNRLRLSANYIPELSLVAEYEAEIVGHILFTEIKVGNQTLIALAPVAVLPEMQSKSIGKQLIIEGHKIAARLGYKGSIVLGHEKYYPKFGYKKASQYGIEAPFEVSDDNFMALELIDAGLSDVHGVVEYAKEFFEK; the protein is encoded by the coding sequence ATGAATATTATAATCAGACCAGAAAACAATGAAGACGTTAACGAAATCTACCATGTCGTACAAAAAGCTTTTGAAAATGCTGACTATTCAGATCATGATGAGCATCACTTGGTAAACAGGCTTAGGCTTTCAGCGAACTATATTCCGGAGTTATCTCTTGTAGCTGAATACGAGGCCGAAATCGTGGGTCATATTCTTTTTACAGAAATAAAAGTAGGCAATCAGACGCTGATTGCTCTTGCACCTGTTGCTGTATTGCCAGAGATGCAAAGCAAGAGCATAGGGAAGCAGCTGATAATCGAAGGCCACAAAATCGCTGCACGGCTTGGTTATAAAGGTTCCATTGTTTTGGGTCATGAAAAGTATTATCCGAAGTTTGGTTATAAAAAAGCCAGTCAATATGGTATCGAAGCACCATTCGAGGTTTCTGACGATAACTTTATGGCATTGGAGCTTATTGATGCTGGACTTTCAGATGTCCATGGGGTTGTAGAATATGCTAAAGAGTTTTTTGAAAAGTAG
- a CDS encoding carbonic anhydrase family protein, translating to MSTSLTKLLTSAAMLVLLASTVAYAAPASKSESEAPHWSYDGSTGPERWAHLNAEYAACSAGVEQSPIDIHSDEANKNGKKTKVTVHYKPTSFTFGNSGHTIQANTSSAANQLTIGDTKYTLAQFHFHTPSEHLIDGKASPLELHFVHKSKTGNLAVLGVLIKEGKGNPALTEIWSKLPKTKTAADFILKNKIDLSKLLPSDLDAYRYQGSLTTPPCSEGVKWTILEKPIEMSKAQIKAFQAIFPDNHRPVQSQNKRTIAEIEVKAI from the coding sequence ATGAGCACAAGTTTGACTAAATTACTCACAAGCGCAGCTATGCTAGTTCTACTAGCTTCAACTGTCGCTTATGCAGCACCAGCATCAAAATCCGAGAGCGAAGCACCGCATTGGAGCTATGATGGCAGCACTGGACCAGAGCGCTGGGCCCATCTTAATGCGGAATATGCTGCTTGCAGTGCTGGAGTGGAGCAATCACCAATCGATATACACAGCGACGAAGCAAATAAAAATGGCAAGAAAACGAAGGTGACCGTCCATTACAAACCAACCTCCTTTACCTTTGGCAATAGCGGACATACCATTCAAGCCAATACATCTTCAGCTGCCAATCAGTTGACAATAGGCGATACTAAGTACACATTGGCTCAATTCCATTTCCATACACCGAGTGAGCATTTAATAGACGGAAAAGCATCCCCCTTGGAGCTGCACTTTGTACATAAGAGCAAGACTGGAAATCTAGCTGTGTTAGGCGTACTTATTAAGGAGGGTAAAGGAAACCCGGCCTTGACGGAAATTTGGTCCAAGCTGCCCAAAACAAAGACAGCTGCTGATTTTATTTTGAAAAACAAAATTGATCTCAGCAAGCTTCTTCCTAGTGATCTGGACGCTTATCGCTACCAAGGATCACTGACGACTCCGCCTTGTTCCGAGGGCGTGAAGTGGACTATTCTAGAGAAGCCTATCGAAATGTCGAAAGCTCAAATAAAAGCATTTCAAGCCATATTCCCTGATAATCATCGTCCTGTTCAATCCCAAAATAAACGTACCATTGCTGAAATAGAAGTAAAAGCAATTTAA
- a CDS encoding glycosyl hydrolase family 8 produces MHSRNKRKKSFHVMTCILLTFIMLTTTFSNFVAAADEPAAVSNGAEKVAEWIFPNEGDNGISIATGGAYGAASLFQNVGGTFEYYSGSNKDLSYQGWSGDFSQKYWLATISTKGFKNLTLSSEQTSSGSGPRDFKLQMSTDRASWTDVPNAAVKMTKGVYSCPPNDECKLKNVAIPSEANDQELLYLRWVVSSGQNTNGNSDGIGGGGSSKIRNILVQGERIDNSAIPVPTIDLVKLPKDKAENVSVDAPLTVKFNKAISLDTASAVSIVDNENKPLAGVSLEVVGGNTLKINHPEFSYGKTYTISVPKSLIKGTDEVTQIRDLAWSFSIQQSPFLPKMINMTFNGDPKTSIALAWYTDTMTDSVVQVVEASKMSGNVFPADGAVSYKGTAEEIETFMTEADRDSKTFTKFISHKAIARELKPGTAYKFRVGNGEEGSWSSIGSFTTDTAANQPFRFIAGSDSQASNKSDFEPWADTFRKAVDYIGDPKFLISAGDLVDNGDLEEQWQWMLGLAQDSLTNVPYVPVLGGHEVNDYDGDVTTPNNNFYNHFNLPKQTVAGTDEGSVYSFEYGDALFMVFNSQYEGGLAANGKDVEWADKEFWDQVKWMQNTVAKSDKKWKFVTFHKGPYGAGDNSAQWEDERVQFYKKYLIPEFDEMGIDMVFEAHDHMYMRSFQMLNDEIIKDFKIDEEGNAIDPKGTVYLMSNAFGNKFYEKNNQHYIDENGDAQEVKDENGNPIPYDDYFAEIDTQPFKKMFTDVSISDKVLAFTAFTAAVADEKAENTVGKGLKAYDDYGIRRTDTKPEKVENVKVKVEGDKAILSWKKPSTGTEPVRGFRIYEKNDKVAAHWSEYISVTGNQTEYSLEIKDINSNKKYDFIVKAVGTRDNSAPVEVTTIENGAENEPPSAPTSLTGKAVSPYQNELTWAASSGNIIVAGYNVYRDGVKVGATSSSKLSYSDTGLAANSTYTYEVKAVNQEGLESLASNSISVKTKPAAAGEGPLKAFPQHTAYADGTIKPNHITQADMDNTVSRLYDEWKTKYLKENPYTSGQYYVWYADGDWFEENEITVSEAHGYGMLITALMAGHDKDAKKYFDGMYRYFRAHPSEINPDLMAWQQADNGKAIIDINGVDSATDGDMDIAYALLLASEQWGNDGEIDYLAQARKVIKAIMDSEVNQKDWVLRIADWATSGEYENATRPSDFMLQHMKDFAVVSGDGRWNQVVDKTYNVMESLYKNFSPNAGLLPDFVVKDTDSGSFIPAPPFFLESDTDGDYSYNSSRTPWRIGTDYLITGEKRAKDQLSTLNEWIRKKTDNDPQNILAGYKLDGSEAIADYQDITFSAPLMVSAMIDSSNQEWLNKLWDHNTAVKTEDDLYFGNNLRLLSMIVVSGNWWTPTIVDTDAPTDPSNLKAEAVSSTQINLTWSASTDNLGVAGYKVFRNGIELATTTSTSYSDTGLSSETAYQYYVIAFDHANNFSKASNARNITTPKAPIGGNSGGGTGITEIVSTNGKATIPAGYSAKVSLGEKIKVTIPAGATAQEIMLTIEELLDTAKLFSKDDIPLSSVFEVLKNSSGKFSKNVTLVFEFNSSLLKENQTAAVFYFDETSKKWVSIGGKINGNKIEVEVDHFTKFAVMAINKNQPNFKDIDGHWAQLNIQKAVAEGFVNGYSDGTFKPNISVTRAEFAVMMMQMLKPQTSGSELQFKDKSAIGAWAVKAVAQAVEAGILTGYEDGSFRPNASISRAEMVAMIAKVTGLDADATGKTGFADDSAIPAWAKKAAETAKKQGIVQGRSGNKFEPTGVATRAEAVTVLLKLKEVMGK; encoded by the coding sequence ATGCATAGCAGAAACAAACGGAAAAAATCATTTCATGTAATGACTTGTATATTATTAACGTTCATCATGTTGACAACCACTTTCTCCAACTTTGTTGCTGCCGCGGATGAACCAGCAGCTGTGAGTAACGGAGCAGAGAAGGTTGCGGAATGGATATTTCCGAATGAAGGGGATAATGGCATCTCCATAGCAACAGGCGGTGCTTACGGAGCGGCTTCCTTGTTCCAAAATGTCGGTGGAACGTTTGAATACTATAGCGGGAGCAACAAGGATCTTAGTTATCAAGGCTGGAGCGGTGATTTTAGCCAAAAATATTGGCTTGCTACGATCTCGACTAAAGGCTTTAAAAATTTAACCTTGTCATCGGAGCAAACTTCTTCCGGCTCCGGCCCGCGTGATTTTAAACTGCAGATGAGCACGGATCGGGCGTCATGGACGGATGTGCCAAACGCTGCGGTTAAAATGACAAAAGGAGTATATAGTTGCCCTCCTAACGATGAATGCAAATTGAAAAACGTTGCGATTCCAAGTGAAGCGAATGATCAGGAGCTTCTGTATCTTCGCTGGGTCGTTAGCTCGGGACAGAACACAAATGGCAATAGTGATGGAATTGGAGGCGGAGGCTCCAGCAAAATCAGAAACATTCTGGTTCAAGGAGAGCGTATAGATAACTCGGCCATTCCTGTACCGACTATTGATCTGGTTAAGCTTCCAAAGGACAAGGCTGAAAATGTATCGGTGGATGCGCCGTTGACCGTGAAGTTTAATAAGGCTATCTCTTTAGACACCGCATCTGCTGTAAGCATTGTCGACAATGAGAATAAACCATTAGCAGGTGTTTCACTTGAAGTTGTAGGTGGAAACACGCTTAAAATTAATCATCCGGAGTTTAGCTATGGCAAAACGTATACGATCTCTGTTCCGAAATCATTAATCAAAGGTACAGACGAAGTGACTCAGATTCGTGATTTGGCATGGAGCTTTAGCATACAACAATCGCCGTTCTTGCCGAAAATGATCAATATGACATTTAACGGTGATCCCAAGACGAGTATCGCTCTAGCATGGTATACCGATACGATGACAGACTCTGTCGTTCAAGTCGTTGAGGCTTCGAAAATGTCAGGGAATGTCTTCCCGGCAGATGGAGCAGTCAGCTATAAAGGAACGGCGGAGGAAATTGAAACCTTTATGACAGAAGCTGATCGTGATTCCAAAACCTTCACGAAATTCATTAGTCATAAAGCAATCGCAAGAGAGCTGAAACCAGGTACAGCTTATAAATTCCGAGTTGGCAATGGAGAAGAAGGCAGCTGGAGCTCGATTGGTTCATTTACAACGGATACAGCAGCTAACCAACCTTTCCGCTTTATTGCAGGATCGGATTCGCAGGCTTCTAATAAGTCTGATTTTGAACCGTGGGCAGATACGTTTAGGAAAGCAGTCGATTATATTGGCGATCCTAAATTTCTGATCAGTGCGGGCGATTTGGTCGACAATGGAGACTTGGAGGAGCAATGGCAGTGGATGCTGGGCTTAGCACAGGATTCTCTCACAAATGTTCCTTATGTGCCTGTACTTGGCGGTCATGAAGTGAATGATTATGACGGTGATGTAACGACGCCTAATAATAACTTCTATAACCACTTCAACTTGCCTAAGCAAACGGTAGCCGGTACGGATGAAGGTTCTGTTTATTCCTTCGAGTATGGCGACGCGCTCTTTATGGTATTCAATTCCCAATATGAAGGCGGACTTGCTGCGAATGGGAAAGATGTAGAATGGGCGGATAAAGAGTTCTGGGATCAAGTGAAATGGATGCAAAACACAGTAGCGAAAAGCGATAAGAAATGGAAGTTTGTCACTTTCCATAAAGGACCTTACGGAGCTGGCGACAATTCAGCGCAATGGGAAGATGAGCGGGTACAATTTTACAAAAAGTATCTTATTCCTGAATTTGACGAAATGGGAATCGATATGGTGTTCGAAGCCCATGATCATATGTATATGAGATCATTTCAAATGTTAAATGATGAGATCATTAAAGATTTTAAAATCGATGAGGAAGGCAATGCCATCGATCCTAAAGGGACAGTCTACCTGATGTCTAATGCGTTCGGAAATAAATTTTACGAAAAAAATAATCAGCATTATATTGATGAAAATGGGGATGCGCAAGAAGTAAAGGATGAGAACGGCAATCCCATTCCTTATGATGATTACTTTGCTGAGATTGACACTCAACCATTCAAGAAAATGTTTACGGATGTGTCTATTTCGGATAAAGTACTTGCTTTTACCGCATTCACAGCAGCTGTTGCAGACGAAAAAGCTGAAAATACAGTTGGCAAGGGATTGAAAGCTTATGATGATTACGGAATCAGAAGAACGGATACGAAGCCGGAGAAGGTAGAGAACGTCAAGGTGAAGGTGGAAGGGGATAAAGCGATTTTATCTTGGAAGAAGCCTTCTACAGGAACAGAACCGGTTAGAGGATTTAGAATTTACGAGAAGAACGACAAAGTAGCAGCACACTGGAGCGAATATATTTCGGTAACCGGCAATCAAACAGAATACAGCTTAGAAATTAAAGACATCAATTCGAATAAGAAATATGATTTTATCGTCAAGGCTGTTGGAACAAGAGACAACTCCGCTCCGGTGGAAGTCACAACGATTGAAAATGGTGCCGAGAATGAGCCGCCTTCAGCACCAACAAGCTTAACTGGAAAAGCCGTATCCCCTTATCAGAACGAATTGACTTGGGCGGCATCCTCTGGGAACATCATCGTGGCAGGTTATAATGTGTACCGTGATGGCGTGAAAGTTGGCGCAACATCAAGCTCAAAGCTATCCTATTCCGATACAGGTTTAGCTGCAAACAGCACTTATACGTATGAAGTGAAAGCAGTTAATCAAGAGGGACTAGAATCGCTTGCAAGTAATTCGATAAGCGTGAAGACGAAACCGGCTGCTGCGGGTGAAGGTCCGCTTAAAGCATTCCCTCAGCATACCGCTTATGCGGACGGCACAATTAAGCCAAATCATATTACGCAAGCTGATATGGATAATACCGTGTCAAGATTATATGACGAGTGGAAAACGAAATATTTGAAAGAGAATCCATATACCTCAGGTCAATATTATGTGTGGTATGCGGATGGAGACTGGTTTGAAGAGAATGAGATTACCGTTTCTGAAGCTCATGGCTACGGCATGCTGATCACTGCTCTAATGGCAGGCCATGATAAAGATGCGAAGAAGTATTTTGACGGCATGTATCGTTATTTCAGAGCACATCCAAGTGAAATAAATCCAGACCTCATGGCTTGGCAGCAAGCTGATAATGGTAAAGCAATTATTGACATTAACGGTGTGGATTCAGCTACAGATGGAGATATGGATATTGCTTATGCACTTCTTCTTGCGAGCGAGCAATGGGGAAATGATGGGGAAATTGATTATTTGGCTCAGGCTCGTAAAGTAATAAAAGCCATTATGGATAGTGAAGTCAACCAAAAGGATTGGGTATTAAGAATTGCCGATTGGGCAACTAGCGGCGAGTATGAAAATGCTACCCGTCCTTCGGATTTCATGCTGCAGCATATGAAGGATTTTGCTGTTGTTTCCGGCGATGGCCGTTGGAATCAGGTAGTCGACAAAACCTATAACGTGATGGAAAGCCTTTATAAAAATTTCAGTCCGAACGCTGGTCTGCTTCCAGACTTTGTCGTGAAGGATACTGACAGTGGAAGCTTTATACCTGCACCGCCGTTCTTCCTAGAATCAGATACGGACGGCGATTATAGCTACAACTCATCCCGTACACCATGGCGCATAGGCACAGACTATCTCATTACAGGGGAAAAACGTGCAAAAGATCAGTTAAGTACATTAAATGAGTGGATTCGTAAAAAGACGGATAACGATCCACAAAATATTTTGGCGGGCTATAAATTGGATGGCTCGGAAGCGATAGCTGATTATCAAGATATCACTTTCTCAGCTCCGCTAATGGTTAGTGCAATGATCGATTCATCCAATCAAGAATGGCTAAATAAGCTTTGGGATCATAATACGGCTGTTAAAACGGAAGATGATTTATATTTTGGCAATAATCTCCGTTTGCTCAGCATGATTGTCGTATCCGGCAACTGGTGGACACCAACTATCGTTGATACGGATGCGCCTACTGATCCATCGAATTTAAAAGCAGAAGCGGTTTCCAGCACTCAAATTAATTTGACATGGTCTGCTTCTACTGACAATTTGGGAGTAGCAGGCTACAAGGTTTTCCGCAATGGTATTGAGCTGGCAACAACAACAAGTACATCTTATAGTGATACAGGGTTAAGCTCGGAAACAGCTTACCAGTATTATGTCATCGCATTCGATCATGCGAATAATTTCTCCAAGGCAAGCAATGCGAGAAATATTACGACACCTAAAGCGCCAATCGGTGGTAATTCAGGCGGCGGCACTGGTATAACAGAGATTGTATCTACGAATGGCAAAGCAACAATACCAGCTGGTTACTCAGCAAAGGTGAGTTTAGGTGAGAAAATTAAAGTCACGATCCCAGCTGGAGCAACAGCTCAGGAAATTATGCTGACCATTGAAGAGCTGCTGGATACGGCTAAGCTTTTCTCGAAAGACGATATTCCTCTCAGCTCAGTCTTTGAAGTGTTGAAAAACAGTTCGGGTAAATTCAGCAAAAATGTAACACTCGTCTTTGAATTTAATTCATCGCTGCTTAAAGAGAATCAAACGGCAGCTGTATTCTACTTCGATGAGACGAGCAAGAAATGGGTATCTATTGGAGGCAAGATAAACGGTAATAAAATTGAAGTTGAAGTGGATCACTTTACGAAATTTGCTGTCATGGCAATAAATAAAAATCAACCGAACTTCAAGGATATTGATGGTCACTGGGCACAGCTGAATATCCAAAAGGCAGTGGCAGAAGGCTTTGTAAATGGTTATTCAGACGGCACATTTAAGCCGAATATTTCGGTAACACGTGCGGAGTTTGCAGTGATGATGATGCAAATGCTGAAGCCGCAAACAAGCGGAAGCGAGCTGCAATTTAAAGATAAGTCTGCTATTGGCGCGTGGGCGGTTAAGGCAGTAGCTCAGGCTGTTGAAGCTGGTATTCTTACAGGTTATGAGGATGGCAGCTTCCGTCCAAATGCAAGCATATCAAGAGCCGAGATGGTAGCTATGATCGCAAAAGTTACTGGCCTTGATGCAGATGCAACCGGCAAAACAGGCTTTGCTGATGACAGTGCTATACCTGCATGGGCTAAGAAGGCTGCGGAAACGGCGAAGAAGCAGGGAATTGTACAAGGACGCAGCGGTAATAAATTTGAGCCAACTGGCGTTGCTACCCGTGCTGAAGCGGTTACTGTGCTGCTGAAATTGAAAGAAGTTATGGGGAAATAA